One Phycisphaerae bacterium RAS2 DNA window includes the following coding sequences:
- the resA_4 gene encoding Thiol-disulfide oxidoreductase ResA — MKKFVLLAAVMFALSQTPVARAVEVGEAAPEIKADYWINMPGSAKSLNSEHLKGRLVLLEFWATWCGPCRESIPHLVELKKKYESKGMLLVALSDEPKSKVGPFVEKYKMPYVVGGGAKSTLQKYGINSLPTAILIGPDGKVLWTGHPAVVDSEIESALKSNPPKKKGSLSDESAASVLKKADKLYREGKFADAMDLFTQVTAEHKGSTQAKKANEQIKKMKGNSTIMEALRRADAGKKCGKWLACARVLAQNGEKADAAKYYDRIINEFGEFEQAKIARAERKALAYEGKTEAAKPSKAAARKAADDDEDEDDDSEDDEDSDDDDEDDDGDEEDDEDDGE, encoded by the coding sequence ATGAAGAAGTTCGTTCTGCTTGCGGCGGTGATGTTCGCGCTGTCCCAGACTCCGGTTGCGCGGGCCGTGGAAGTCGGTGAAGCCGCGCCGGAGATCAAGGCGGACTACTGGATCAACATGCCGGGCAGCGCCAAATCGCTCAACTCCGAGCACTTGAAAGGCCGGCTCGTGTTGCTGGAGTTCTGGGCGACGTGGTGCGGCCCCTGCCGGGAAAGCATCCCTCACCTTGTCGAATTGAAGAAGAAGTATGAATCCAAGGGCATGTTGCTGGTCGCCCTGTCGGACGAGCCGAAATCGAAGGTCGGCCCGTTCGTTGAAAAATACAAAATGCCGTACGTCGTGGGAGGCGGCGCCAAATCGACGCTCCAGAAGTACGGAATCAACTCGCTGCCCACGGCAATTCTGATCGGACCGGATGGCAAGGTTCTTTGGACCGGCCATCCTGCGGTCGTCGATTCGGAGATCGAATCGGCACTGAAGTCCAATCCGCCGAAGAAGAAAGGCAGCCTGTCGGATGAGTCCGCCGCATCGGTGCTGAAGAAGGCCGACAAACTGTATCGCGAGGGCAAGTTCGCCGATGCCATGGACCTCTTCACGCAGGTAACAGCTGAACACAAGGGGTCAACACAAGCCAAGAAGGCGAACGAACAGATCAAGAAGATGAAGGGCAACAGCACGATCATGGAGGCGCTGCGGCGTGCCGATGCCGGCAAGAAGTGCGGCAAGTGGCTGGCCTGTGCCCGCGTGCTGGCCCAGAACGGCGAAAAGGCCGACGCGGCCAAGTACTACGACCGGATCATCAATGAGTTTGGCGAATTCGAGCAGGCCAAGATCGCCCGAGCCGAGCGCAAGGCACTGGCCTACGAAGGCAAGACGGAAGCTGCCAAGCCCTCCAAGGCTGCGGCGCGCAAAGCGGCCGACGACGACGAGGATGAAGACGACGACAGCGAGGACGACGAAGACAGTGATGATGACGATGAGGACGACGACGGCGATGAAGAGGATGACGAGGACGACGGCGAGTAG
- the barA_3 gene encoding Signal transduction histidine-protein kinase BarA, giving the protein MSELLPGGVLCSNGVRMDDAALRKLLDRLDASGVNATPHERRVYPRFTYRQIASIELRQPSGHVSVLKAPTRNLSRGGVEFLSQSYVHTGCRCRTELHSMYGEPLQIDGRVVRCQYVEHGVHTVAVQFDRQIDVTIFSVLAVSRRVLLVEDDVFARKLAEFHLRKLNAQVATAENGREALEILERDVFDVVFMDIEMPEMDGLTAMTELKKRGYSGPVVAMTAFSDAGDRERMLAAGFTQYLAKPFSREQVEGVLKRLDSQPLISSIATVEGAPEVINQFVEELAHRMTALEAAVAREQFDELASLARQLKGESHSCGFAPIGQAAEQVESIVARKLPVEQIKKQVLQLVRLCRMARPCK; this is encoded by the coding sequence ATGAGCGAACTCCTGCCGGGTGGTGTGCTTTGCTCGAACGGCGTCCGGATGGACGACGCCGCGCTGCGCAAGTTGCTCGATCGCCTCGACGCTTCGGGCGTCAACGCCACGCCCCATGAGCGTCGCGTCTATCCGAGGTTCACCTATCGCCAGATCGCCTCGATCGAGCTTCGGCAACCAAGCGGTCATGTTTCCGTACTGAAGGCGCCGACGCGAAACTTGAGCCGAGGCGGCGTAGAGTTCCTGTCCCAGAGCTACGTTCACACGGGCTGCCGCTGTCGAACCGAGCTGCACTCAATGTATGGCGAGCCGCTTCAGATCGACGGCCGCGTCGTACGCTGTCAATACGTCGAGCACGGCGTGCACACGGTGGCGGTGCAATTCGACCGTCAGATCGACGTGACGATCTTTTCGGTGCTGGCGGTCTCGCGGCGTGTGTTGCTGGTGGAAGACGATGTGTTCGCGCGGAAGCTGGCGGAGTTTCATCTGCGCAAGCTGAACGCGCAAGTGGCGACCGCGGAGAACGGGCGCGAGGCGCTGGAGATTCTGGAGCGCGACGTCTTCGACGTGGTTTTCATGGACATTGAAATGCCGGAGATGGACGGCCTGACCGCGATGACAGAATTAAAGAAGCGCGGTTACAGCGGGCCGGTGGTTGCCATGACGGCGTTCTCGGATGCCGGCGACCGGGAGCGCATGCTGGCGGCGGGGTTCACGCAATACCTGGCAAAGCCGTTCTCGCGTGAGCAGGTGGAGGGGGTGCTTAAGCGCCTTGATTCGCAACCGCTGATCAGCAGCATCGCGACGGTCGAAGGCGCCCCGGAGGTCATCAACCAATTCGTCGAGGAGCTGGCCCACCGCATGACGGCGCTGGAGGCGGCGGTCGCACGGGAGCAGTTTGACGAATTGGCTTCGCTGGCGCGGCAACTGAAAGGCGAATCGCACAGTTGCGGGTTCGCGCCGATCGGCCAGGCCGCCGAGCAGGTCGAGTCCATTGTCGCGCGCAAGCTTCCCGTCGAGCAGATCAAAAAGCAGGTGCTGCAACTGGTTCGACTCTGTCGCATGGCGCGGCCCTGCAAGTGA
- the msrA gene encoding Peptide methionine sulfoxide reductase MsrA: MSRAVRDPGGGEWKTLMLSLRNSKAAKVLMLACFALAGCRQNSESSPGATVQNADSPRPADKLDSPSRKAKDSPMKTELATFAAGCFWGVELEFSNIPGVIKTTVGYTGGKTAKPTYEQVCSHTTGHAEAVLVEFDPTQVSYDKLLDNFWAIHDPTQMNRQGPDVGDQYRSAIFYHSPAQEKAARASLERQQNSGREKGKIVTQIVPAVEFHAAEDYHQQYFTKRGQKSCHIRRW; encoded by the coding sequence ATGTCCCGCGCGGTGCGCGACCCCGGCGGCGGCGAATGGAAGACGCTCATGCTATCATTGCGAAATTCGAAGGCGGCGAAGGTGCTGATGTTGGCTTGTTTTGCACTGGCGGGTTGCAGGCAAAACAGCGAATCAAGCCCGGGCGCGACCGTGCAAAACGCCGATTCGCCGCGCCCAGCGGACAAGTTGGATTCCCCATCGAGGAAGGCGAAAGATTCACCTATGAAAACTGAACTGGCGACGTTTGCAGCGGGTTGCTTCTGGGGCGTGGAGTTGGAGTTCTCCAACATCCCCGGCGTCATTAAGACGACCGTAGGCTACACAGGCGGAAAGACTGCCAAGCCGACGTACGAACAGGTCTGCTCACACACCACAGGACACGCCGAAGCCGTGCTTGTTGAGTTCGATCCGACGCAGGTCAGCTACGATAAGCTGCTGGACAACTTCTGGGCGATCCACGACCCAACGCAAATGAATCGCCAAGGCCCCGATGTCGGCGATCAATATCGTTCGGCCATTTTCTACCATTCACCGGCACAGGAGAAAGCCGCTCGCGCCAGCCTCGAGCGCCAGCAGAACTCCGGCCGCGAGAAAGGCAAGATCGTCACGCAGATCGTGCCCGCGGTGGAGTTCCACGCCGCCGAGGACTACCACCAGCAGTATTTCACGAAGCGCGGTCAGAAGTCCTGCCACATCCGCCGCTGGTAG
- the ppdK gene encoding Pyruvate, phosphate dikinase, with translation MAEKFVYFFGGGKAEGKSSEKHLLGGKGAGLAEMTNIGLPVPAGFTITTYACKYYYEKSRKWPTGLEAQVRQNLVKLEKCCKKKLGDARDPLLVSVRSGAPVSMPGMMETVLNLGLNDKSVEALAKNTGNARFAWDSYRRFIQMYSTVVVGLSKEILEEKLAHKKQTLGFRLDTDLTADHLRELCAEFKEFFQSQTGRGFPQEPWEQLRGAIDAVFNSWMAEKAVKYREVEKFHGLPGTAVSICQMVFGNMGEDSGTGVCFTRDPNSGENRFYGDLLMNAQGEDVVAGIRTPIPLEELKRKNAEVYDQLCGVRVILETHYKDMQDLEFTVERGKLYMLQCRSGKRTPTATFRIAVEQATKPLLNKAEASRLVKKKYLPGRYAAAATKPVLSSDEAILRITGVDIERLFYPIIDPQFDSKSLSMRQLGIGINAVPGAACGQIVFTAPQAERWHAEGKKVILVRRETSPEDVGGMHVAQGILTATGGKTSHAAVVARGWGKCCIVGCEALEINERQETLRLNGKTLRAGDYVTLDGSAGTIYEGELGLVSPTLPQEYYALMKWCDARRRLRVRTNADTPYDAENAVRMGAEGIGLCRTEHMFFDTEERRRAIQEMIVAETADERRKALSTLLPFQRQDFIGIFEAMNGKPVTIRLVDPPLHEFVPHTEEKQRELASHLRVDYEKVRRRVEQLHESNPMLGHRGCRLCITYPEILEMQVRAIIEAAVECVRRKIKVLPEIMIPLCIDSKELGILVDRTRYVAQEILETAGVRLNYLVGTMIETPRAALTADKVAGVSEFFSFGTNDLTQTVMALSRDDAGRFLPDYVNQDKAAIFAHDPFQTIDRDGVGQLVRHAIEKGRGAKSNLKIGICGEHGGDPDSVHFCHDSGMDYVSCSPYRVPIARLAAAQAVIREELSGGSGKGKGKAAGKSRGASSARRRPSGRR, from the coding sequence ATGGCGGAAAAGTTTGTCTATTTCTTCGGCGGCGGCAAGGCGGAAGGCAAGAGCAGCGAAAAGCATCTGCTCGGCGGCAAAGGCGCGGGCTTGGCCGAAATGACCAACATCGGCCTGCCGGTTCCCGCGGGTTTCACGATCACCACCTACGCCTGCAAGTATTACTACGAGAAGAGCCGCAAGTGGCCGACCGGCCTGGAGGCGCAAGTCCGCCAGAATCTGGTCAAACTCGAGAAGTGCTGCAAGAAGAAGCTGGGCGACGCGCGCGACCCGTTGCTGGTTTCTGTGCGATCCGGCGCGCCCGTCTCGATGCCCGGCATGATGGAGACGGTGCTCAACCTCGGCCTGAACGACAAGTCGGTCGAGGCCCTGGCGAAGAACACGGGCAACGCGCGGTTCGCGTGGGACTCCTATCGCCGTTTTATTCAAATGTATTCAACCGTTGTGGTCGGCCTCTCGAAGGAAATCCTGGAAGAAAAGCTCGCTCATAAGAAACAGACGCTGGGTTTCCGACTCGACACCGACCTGACGGCGGACCACCTCCGGGAGTTGTGCGCCGAGTTCAAGGAGTTCTTCCAGTCGCAGACCGGCCGCGGCTTCCCGCAGGAGCCTTGGGAGCAGCTTCGCGGCGCGATCGACGCGGTCTTCAACTCCTGGATGGCCGAGAAGGCCGTCAAGTACCGCGAAGTGGAGAAGTTTCACGGCCTGCCCGGCACGGCCGTGTCCATCTGCCAGATGGTCTTCGGCAACATGGGCGAGGACAGCGGCACGGGCGTGTGCTTCACGCGCGACCCGAACAGCGGCGAGAACCGCTTCTATGGCGACCTGCTGATGAACGCGCAGGGCGAGGACGTCGTCGCCGGCATTCGCACGCCGATCCCGCTGGAGGAGCTGAAGCGCAAAAACGCCGAGGTCTATGACCAGTTGTGCGGTGTGCGTGTCATTCTCGAGACACACTACAAGGACATGCAGGACCTGGAGTTCACCGTCGAGCGCGGCAAGCTCTACATGCTGCAATGCCGCAGCGGCAAGCGTACACCGACCGCGACGTTCCGCATCGCCGTCGAGCAGGCAACCAAGCCGCTGCTGAACAAGGCCGAAGCATCGCGCCTCGTCAAGAAAAAGTACTTACCGGGGCGATACGCTGCGGCGGCGACCAAACCCGTGCTGTCGAGCGACGAAGCCATCCTGCGCATCACCGGCGTCGACATCGAGCGATTGTTCTACCCGATCATCGATCCGCAGTTCGACTCCAAGAGCCTTTCGATGCGCCAACTGGGCATCGGCATCAATGCCGTGCCGGGTGCAGCGTGTGGGCAGATCGTCTTCACCGCGCCGCAGGCCGAACGCTGGCACGCCGAAGGCAAGAAGGTCATTCTTGTCCGGCGCGAGACCAGCCCCGAAGACGTCGGCGGCATGCATGTCGCGCAGGGCATTCTCACCGCGACCGGCGGCAAGACCTCGCACGCGGCCGTCGTCGCGCGCGGCTGGGGCAAGTGCTGCATCGTCGGATGCGAGGCGCTTGAGATCAACGAGCGTCAGGAGACGCTTCGCCTCAACGGCAAGACGCTCCGCGCAGGCGACTACGTCACACTCGATGGATCGGCCGGCACGATTTACGAAGGCGAGTTGGGCCTCGTCTCGCCGACGTTGCCACAGGAGTATTACGCGCTAATGAAATGGTGCGATGCCCGGCGCCGCCTTCGCGTGCGCACCAATGCAGACACGCCCTACGACGCCGAGAATGCCGTGCGAATGGGCGCCGAGGGAATCGGCCTGTGCCGCACCGAGCACATGTTCTTCGACACCGAGGAGCGTCGACGCGCGATCCAGGAGATGATCGTTGCTGAAACGGCCGACGAACGGCGCAAGGCGCTCTCGACGCTTCTGCCTTTCCAGCGGCAGGACTTCATCGGCATCTTCGAGGCGATGAACGGCAAGCCGGTCACGATCCGCCTCGTCGACCCGCCGCTGCACGAATTCGTGCCGCACACCGAGGAGAAGCAGCGCGAGCTGGCGTCGCATCTGCGCGTGGACTACGAAAAGGTCCGCCGCCGCGTCGAGCAGCTCCACGAGTCCAATCCGATGCTTGGCCACCGCGGCTGTCGTCTGTGCATCACCTACCCAGAGATTCTCGAGATGCAGGTGCGGGCGATCATCGAGGCGGCCGTCGAATGCGTGCGGCGCAAGATCAAGGTCCTGCCCGAGATCATGATCCCGTTGTGCATCGACTCGAAGGAATTGGGCATCCTTGTGGATCGCACGCGATACGTCGCGCAGGAGATACTCGAAACCGCCGGCGTGCGGCTGAACTACCTCGTCGGCACAATGATCGAGACGCCCCGCGCGGCGCTGACTGCCGACAAGGTCGCCGGCGTGTCGGAGTTCTTCTCCTTCGGCACGAACGATCTGACGCAGACCGTGATGGCGCTCTCGCGCGACGACGCCGGCCGGTTCCTGCCGGACTACGTGAATCAGGACAAAGCGGCGATCTTCGCCCACGATCCGTTCCAGACGATCGACCGCGACGGCGTCGGACAACTCGTGCGCCACGCCATCGAAAAGGGCCGCGGTGCCAAGTCGAACCTCAAGATCGGCATCTGCGGCGAGCACGGGGGTGATCCCGACTCGGTCCACTTCTGTCATGATTCCGGCATGGACTACGTGAGCTGTTCGCCTTATCGCGTGCCAATCGCCCGGTTGGCCGCGGCACAAGCGGTGATTCGGGAGGAATTGTCCGGCGGATCGGGCAAGGGCAAAGGCAAGGCCGCCGGCAAGAGCCGGGGCGCTAGTTCAGCGCGTCGGCGACCGTCGGGGCGACGGTAA
- a CDS encoding Putative anti-sigma factor antagonist, protein MSAFQCEVEQQSGGTILKLVGQIGLAEAEEFDRQCRRVAESRPARVVLDMSGLTMLSSAGIGALLRLQKTFASVQCAVRLAALPAEIAQILELSRLTSVFTVAPTVADALN, encoded by the coding sequence ATGAGCGCGTTTCAATGCGAGGTTGAACAGCAATCGGGCGGAACGATCCTCAAGCTCGTGGGGCAGATCGGCCTCGCGGAGGCGGAGGAATTCGACCGGCAGTGCCGGCGCGTGGCGGAATCGCGTCCCGCACGCGTCGTGCTGGACATGAGCGGATTGACGATGCTCTCCAGCGCGGGGATCGGGGCGCTGCTGCGATTGCAGAAAACGTTCGCTTCGGTTCAATGCGCGGTCCGCCTTGCGGCGCTACCCGCGGAGATCGCGCAGATTCTCGAATTGTCGCGCTTGACCTCGGTTTTTACCGTCGCCCCGACGGTCGCCGACGCGCTGAACTAG
- a CDS encoding Transglutaminase-like superfamily protein has product MQFRIEHETRFHYDAPIFESVMELRMQPRTDASQRCLAFDVTIEPEARAYRYSDALGNTVHHFNVPSRHESLMVRAVSLVEVADASPPSRGSADDWAALDALRDSPDHWDWLHPSHFARPGEALEKFAAEMKVARRGDPRSTLEALHDSISRAIRYERGSTRVDSPIEECLAQRKGVCQDFAHVFIALARQMGIPTRYVSGHLVQVTADGAVASEGATHAWAESFVPGAGWVGFDSSNRQPAGAGHIRVAIGRDYADVPPTRGMFRGDARTELSVRVTATRDAGNRTTPMQAQRSGAHA; this is encoded by the coding sequence ATGCAGTTTCGGATCGAACACGAGACGCGGTTTCATTACGACGCACCGATCTTTGAGAGCGTCATGGAGCTGCGCATGCAGCCTCGGACGGACGCGTCGCAGCGCTGCTTGGCATTCGACGTGACGATTGAGCCGGAGGCCCGTGCGTATCGCTATTCGGATGCACTGGGCAACACGGTGCATCATTTCAACGTTCCATCGCGTCATGAATCGCTCATGGTTCGCGCGGTGTCGCTGGTGGAAGTCGCCGATGCGTCGCCGCCGTCGCGCGGGTCCGCGGATGACTGGGCCGCGCTGGATGCGTTGCGCGACTCGCCGGATCATTGGGACTGGCTGCATCCGAGCCACTTTGCCCGCCCCGGCGAGGCGCTGGAGAAGTTCGCCGCGGAGATGAAGGTAGCACGGCGGGGCGATCCGCGGTCGACCCTGGAAGCGCTGCACGATTCGATCTCCCGAGCAATCCGATATGAACGCGGCTCCACGCGCGTGGATTCGCCGATCGAGGAATGCCTCGCACAGCGAAAGGGAGTCTGCCAGGATTTTGCGCACGTGTTCATCGCCCTGGCGCGGCAGATGGGCATCCCAACCCGTTACGTGAGCGGCCATCTGGTGCAGGTGACGGCGGATGGCGCGGTGGCGTCAGAAGGCGCGACGCACGCATGGGCCGAGTCGTTCGTTCCCGGCGCGGGCTGGGTCGGGTTTGATTCGTCCAATCGTCAACCGGCCGGGGCGGGACACATTCGTGTCGCGATCGGCCGGGATTACGCAGACGTGCCGCCGACACGCGGCATGTTTCGCGGTGATGCCCGCACGGAATTGAGTGTGCGCGTGACGGCGACGCGCGACGCGGGAAATCGCACCACACCCATGCAGGCCCAGCGATCGGGAGCACACGCATGA
- the adrA_2 gene encoding putative diguanylate cyclase AdrA: MGTAESSQASGRRSPLERSLQWRIVLALAVTAFAGVALLAIQSARQQARLQSAMALQWVEPLRAKAAMAWSDDAACTDWNIERLLDHAAVRAVAYWGGDGKRLAARALQQNDLAGLDSPPVLDGAVPLARNFKPAGRVDKSHAYYRIDFSLPGTTKASGPRAVSAVVRLNDPPAGFWDWSVAVGSLVAVAGIVFVLLLRWLRRNVLRPMEALRRLASTAHLETDTELAARSDELGELARAMSDLREETATWREHAWRVERRMDSRVAEQTKSISRDLKQMQREIWIDALTGVKNRRLMQERLPAIFDAQRAAKKDLTIVMLDLDHFKQLNDARGHTAGDEVLAFAGELLRQCTREEDLVVRYGGDEFALILPGMHVKESVALVERILAMFRQRTRVMTRLDPPPGMTAGIASLQANHPTTYQDLLKMADQALYAAKRAGRGQASVSGHVATGAA; the protein is encoded by the coding sequence TTGGGCACGGCGGAATCTTCCCAGGCAAGCGGCAGACGCAGCCCGCTGGAGCGATCGCTTCAGTGGCGGATCGTCCTCGCGCTGGCGGTCACCGCGTTCGCCGGCGTGGCGCTTCTGGCCATTCAGTCAGCGCGGCAGCAGGCGCGGTTGCAGAGCGCGATGGCTTTGCAATGGGTCGAGCCGCTGCGCGCGAAGGCCGCAATGGCCTGGTCTGACGATGCTGCATGCACCGATTGGAATATAGAACGATTGCTGGATCACGCGGCGGTTCGAGCCGTGGCGTACTGGGGCGGCGATGGCAAGCGTCTGGCCGCCCGGGCATTGCAGCAGAATGATCTGGCGGGGCTGGACTCACCGCCCGTGTTGGACGGGGCTGTTCCTCTGGCGCGCAATTTCAAGCCCGCAGGTCGGGTCGACAAATCGCATGCGTACTATCGCATTGATTTCTCCCTGCCGGGTACGACCAAAGCCAGCGGCCCGCGGGCCGTTTCGGCGGTGGTGCGGTTGAATGACCCGCCAGCCGGGTTCTGGGATTGGAGCGTCGCGGTGGGGTCGCTGGTCGCGGTTGCGGGGATTGTCTTTGTTCTGTTGCTTCGATGGCTGCGTCGCAATGTACTTCGCCCGATGGAAGCCTTGCGGCGACTCGCGTCGACGGCGCATCTTGAGACCGATACCGAACTGGCCGCGCGCAGCGATGAGCTGGGCGAGCTGGCACGAGCGATGAGCGATTTGCGCGAGGAGACGGCAACTTGGCGCGAACATGCGTGGCGCGTCGAGCGGAGGATGGACTCGCGCGTGGCGGAACAGACCAAGTCGATCTCGCGCGATCTCAAGCAAATGCAGCGAGAAATCTGGATCGACGCGCTGACGGGCGTCAAAAACCGGCGGCTGATGCAGGAGCGGCTGCCCGCGATCTTTGATGCCCAGCGCGCGGCGAAGAAGGACCTGACGATCGTGATGCTCGACCTGGATCATTTCAAGCAGCTCAACGACGCGCGGGGCCACACGGCGGGTGATGAGGTGCTGGCGTTCGCCGGCGAGTTGTTGCGCCAATGCACGCGCGAGGAGGATCTGGTTGTTCGCTACGGAGGCGACGAGTTCGCCTTGATCCTGCCCGGCATGCACGTGAAGGAATCGGTGGCGCTGGTCGAACGGATCCTTGCGATGTTCCGCCAGCGGACCCGTGTCATGACCCGTCTTGATCCGCCGCCGGGCATGACGGCCGGCATTGCCAGCCTTCAGGCCAACCATCCCACCACCTATCAGGATCTACTCAAGATGGCTGACCAGGCGTTGTACGCCGCGAAGCGCGCCGGCCGCGGGCAGGCAAGCGTCAGCGGGCACGTTGCAACCGGAGCGGCATAA
- the glyA gene encoding Serine hydroxymethyltransferase, which translates to MANPARNPIADQDPEVWKAFVAEEDRQQNTLELIASENHVSSAVMAAAGSIFTNKYAEGYAGKRYYGGCENADTIEQLAIDRAKAVFHCEHANVQPHSGSQANQAVLLAALQPGSRFDEAEQREKNPEQPVRTPGDMILSLHLDHGGHLSHGKNVNISGKWFRVTHYTVDRQTGRIKMDEVAALARACKPKLIITGASAYPRTWEWDKFAEIAKSVGAMLMADIAHIAGLVATGLHPSPVPVCEFVTTTTHKTLRGPRAGLTMCKADWAKKIDSAVFPGLQGGPLMHVIAAKAVAFGEALRPEFKTYQQLVLDNAKALAESLMGRGQQLVSGGTDNHLMLLDLRKGYPSVTGAMAENWLGEAGIVVNKNMIPYDERKPMETSGLRLGTPALSTRGMGPDEMRKIAGLIDDVLASQGAKAVLQRVRGDVLELCKSFPLHGRG; encoded by the coding sequence ATGGCTAATCCTGCACGCAACCCAATCGCCGATCAGGACCCCGAGGTGTGGAAGGCATTTGTCGCCGAGGAGGATCGCCAGCAGAACACGCTGGAGCTGATCGCCTCCGAGAACCACGTCAGCTCGGCGGTGATGGCGGCGGCCGGCTCGATTTTCACTAACAAATACGCCGAAGGCTACGCCGGCAAGCGCTACTACGGCGGTTGCGAGAACGCCGACACGATTGAGCAGTTGGCGATCGATCGCGCGAAGGCCGTCTTCCATTGTGAACATGCCAACGTGCAGCCGCATTCGGGCAGTCAGGCGAATCAGGCCGTGCTGCTGGCGGCGCTGCAGCCGGGGTCGCGGTTTGACGAAGCCGAGCAGCGGGAGAAGAACCCCGAGCAGCCGGTTCGCACGCCGGGTGACATGATCCTGTCGCTGCACTTGGACCACGGCGGCCATCTTTCGCACGGAAAGAACGTGAACATCAGCGGCAAGTGGTTCCGCGTCACGCATTACACGGTCGACCGGCAGACCGGCCGGATCAAGATGGACGAAGTGGCGGCGCTGGCCCGCGCATGCAAACCAAAGCTGATCATCACCGGCGCGAGCGCGTACCCGCGCACCTGGGAGTGGGACAAGTTCGCGGAGATCGCGAAATCGGTCGGCGCAATGCTGATGGCCGACATCGCGCACATCGCCGGCCTCGTTGCGACGGGGCTTCACCCCTCGCCAGTTCCGGTGTGCGAGTTTGTCACGACAACGACGCACAAGACGCTTCGCGGCCCGCGCGCGGGGTTGACGATGTGCAAGGCCGACTGGGCGAAGAAAATCGACTCGGCGGTGTTCCCCGGTTTGCAGGGCGGCCCACTGATGCATGTTATTGCGGCGAAAGCGGTCGCATTCGGCGAGGCGCTGCGGCCGGAGTTCAAGACGTACCAGCAGTTGGTGCTCGACAACGCGAAGGCACTGGCCGAATCGCTCATGGGCCGCGGGCAGCAGTTGGTTTCGGGCGGCACGGACAACCACCTGATGTTGCTGGATCTTCGCAAGGGCTACCCGAGCGTGACCGGCGCGATGGCGGAAAACTGGCTGGGTGAAGCCGGGATTGTAGTAAACAAGAACATGATTCCGTACGACGAGCGCAAGCCGATGGAGACGAGCGGTCTGCGGCTGGGCACGCCGGCGCTGTCAACGCGCGGCATGGGGCCCGACGAGATGCGGAAGATCGCCGGACTGATCGACGACGTGCTGGCTTCGCAGGGAGCGAAGGCCGTCCTGCAGCGCGTGCGCGGCGACGTGCTGGAACTCTGCAAGAGCTTTCCGCTGCACGGGCGGGGATGA
- the ndhC_2 gene encoding NAD(P)H-quinone oxidoreductase subunit 3: MTDLGYGPIAVLLTVVTVMGLVILLLTHYLPKLTRQGPRKDDSYESGMEVIGDARRRFNVRFYLVAMLFLLFDVEIIFMYPWAVTVTNARAAGAPQAEFSFLFGAMIVFFLILLVGYVYAWGKGIFRYD; the protein is encoded by the coding sequence ATGACGGACCTTGGTTACGGACCCATCGCAGTGTTGCTCACCGTCGTCACGGTGATGGGCCTGGTCATCCTGCTGCTCACCCATTACCTGCCGAAGCTCACCCGCCAGGGCCCGCGCAAGGACGACTCCTACGAATCAGGCATGGAGGTCATCGGCGATGCCCGGCGGCGGTTCAACGTCCGCTTCTACCTCGTCGCGATGTTGTTCCTCCTGTTCGATGTGGAAATTATCTTTATGTACCCTTGGGCCGTGACGGTGACCAACGCCCGTGCTGCCGGCGCGCCGCAGGCGGAGTTCTCCTTCCTGTTCGGCGCGATGATCGTGTTCTTTCTGATCCTGCTCGTGGGCTATGTCTATGCTTGGGGCAAGGGCATCTTCCGATATGACTGA
- the nqo6_2 gene encoding NADH-quinone oxidoreductase subunit 6 yields MEKHQYNPHTMGGEDLLTTRLDALVDFFRKNGVNWARKNSLWPMPFATACCGIELMATGASRYDVARFGAEVMRFSPRQCDLLICAGRVAIKMMPVLQRIYLQMTEPKWVISMGACASTGGVFDTYAVVQGVDQFIPVDVYVPGCPPRPETLIEGIMAIQRIVDRDGIKSSAQRGKGLRMVLPAAEYVKLGTVTTTDSNQ; encoded by the coding sequence ATGGAAAAACATCAATACAACCCGCACACCATGGGCGGCGAAGACTTGTTGACGACGCGCCTCGACGCGCTGGTCGATTTTTTTCGCAAGAACGGCGTCAACTGGGCGCGCAAGAACTCGCTCTGGCCCATGCCTTTCGCCACCGCCTGCTGCGGCATCGAGCTGATGGCCACCGGCGCCAGCCGCTACGACGTGGCGCGATTCGGCGCCGAAGTCATGCGCTTTAGCCCGCGCCAATGCGATCTGCTGATCTGCGCCGGCCGCGTGGCGATCAAGATGATGCCCGTGCTCCAGCGCATCTACCTGCAAATGACCGAGCCGAAATGGGTCATCTCCATGGGTGCCTGCGCCTCGACCGGCGGCGTGTTTGATACATACGCCGTCGTACAGGGCGTCGATCAATTCATCCCGGTGGATGTGTACGTGCCCGGCTGCCCGCCCCGGCCCGAGACGCTCATCGAAGGCATCATGGCGATCCAGCGAATTGTCGATCGCGACGGCATCAAATCCAGCGCGCAGCGCGGCAAGGGTCTGCGAATGGTGCTCCCAGCCGCGGAATACGTAAAACTAGGAACAGTGACTACAACGGACAGCAATCAATAG